DNA from Cyanobacteria bacterium FACHB-DQ100:
GAGTTTGGTTTTAGCTCAGGTGCAGAAAGGATATGGTTATCCGGTTGCTTTGGCAGAAGCGCACAATCAGGCAGTCGTGCGAGGGGGCGATCGTGCGCGATTTTTTGCCTTGCTGGAACAGCAGATGATCAAAGCCGGCTTGCGAAATGTGGGAACGTCTTACAAAGAAGCGCGAAAGCGCGGCAGCATTGCATAGAATTGAGAGAATTACAACGCGGTGAGGCTCACATGAAGACAGAGCTGAAGGTCAGCCAGTCAGAACTGTATGAAGCTGATTATTATTTGTGGATTCAGGACACACTCGAAAAGTTAAAACATCAGAACTATAGCCAGGTTGATTGGAAGAATCTACTGGATGAGATCGAAGACATTGAAAAAAGTGAACGAAGAAGCCTATCGAGTAATTTAGTGATTGTTTTATTGCATTTACTGAAGTGGCAATATCAAATCGATCGTCGCTCACAAAGTTGGGAATTGAGTATTGTTGAACATCGGATACGAATCGAGGAAGCGCTAGAAGATTCTCCAAGTCTTAAAAGCTATCTTACCGAAATTCTTGAGAAGCAGTATCGAAAAGCAACCCGACTTGCAAGCGCAGAAACTGGATTATCGATCGAAGATTTTCCTGCTAAATGCCCTTACTCGATCGCTGAAGTTCTAGAGAGTAGTTTAGAGACTTTTGACTGCTAAAACTCAGCTTCATCGGTCAACGTTTCAATCAACAAATCCACCTGCTTTTGCCGCTCTGCTAAAAACGATTCACATTGTCTTAAGTATTCAACCGCAGCCGAAAACTCCTCAAACACATCAGCTAATTCCAATTCGCCTGATTCAATCCGCGTCAAAATTTTCTCGACCTTTGCCACCGTCGTTTCATAGTTCCAGGGCTCAGAAGAACGATTCGATTTTTGAGCGTTTGCATTAGGAGAGGAATTCATCGGCAAAAGTTCGATCGCTATTTTACTTATACAGTTTTATCTGCCGATACGTTGGTTACAGTCACATCAATTTGCCCTTGTCCTAGCTGAATTTTTAAGGTTTCGCCAACCGTTACATCGTTCGTCGATCGCACAATTCCCGATTCTGCCCGAACTACTGCATATCCTCGCTGTAGAACCGATGCCGGATCAAGCGTAGTCAATTTTTCC
Protein-coding regions in this window:
- the xseB gene encoding exodeoxyribonuclease VII small subunit, producing MNSSPNANAQKSNRSSEPWNYETTVAKVEKILTRIESGELELADVFEEFSAAVEYLRQCESFLAERQKQVDLLIETLTDEAEF
- a CDS encoding DUF29 domain-containing protein; protein product: MKTELKVSQSELYEADYYLWIQDTLEKLKHQNYSQVDWKNLLDEIEDIEKSERRSLSSNLVIVLLHLLKWQYQIDRRSQSWELSIVEHRIRIEEALEDSPSLKSYLTEILEKQYRKATRLASAETGLSIEDFPAKCPYSIAEVLESSLETFDC